A genomic window from Engraulis encrasicolus isolate BLACKSEA-1 chromosome 14, IST_EnEncr_1.0, whole genome shotgun sequence includes:
- the si:dkey-156n14.3 gene encoding zinc finger protein ZXDC has product MEIQGLADAQNTHYQHGVPRRTGLSPTRSTRGTCSSTISNKNEVGTISEASKAHSDNNNNRPRTSPFRLLAENGSDLCLPVPTMSNGKNISMLHHSKNNAGNSGHHNVTTETCFGGLQSASDLEKGVSKYESDKDRSLQMALPLFDGEDGHSDHSQQSQQLTLNKSLRQQHLDGATLQQSLVSENTVTPRSSNESVSNPKSEDFYVVFGAVHEGDVNKAERNQAASCLSKDGRVNGKAPESSEIKVFSSMEVHSTPLLLEPDDELNNVISRTLNSQTTPLSDVGFISAPERVLECNATDGTRRGTCLEAENSKNVLSNEYGVRASHNDTSRGGIISQNDLTPTELASNELSSQSDAKASSAMITTNEDIMNSVEMPEASSNTEYMSDFTDLSEAPACVDNRASSGVAATASHETFSGTIMINNQSIIVTIENGVLTLAAPPEGYAYKDDGMVSLKEHLGMKDHEDIVLLNYDSGTKSIGKISNVAVTSGQQDETKPGLPVSDSELNLADDCSLSEIGATLDSIKQEDVRFCGLDEGDSLGGDHHHHSSKTATTTAATGPGEGEALHAVSGSLGSLMGGMSKKAALVTYCCPQPGCPDSFDTRQKLKLHLLNHTEDQRPFKCTVEGCGWSFTTSYKLKRHLQSHDKLRPYRCEWEGCGRRFTTVYNLKAHAKAHDRENAFACEVCSERFRSATRLTNHQRTHFEPERPYKCEFPGCEKTFITFSALFSHNRTHFRETGQFTCTFPGCDKRYDKACRLKIHLRSHTGERPFVCDSEACGWTFTSMSKLLRHKRKHDDDRRFTCPEEGCGKSFTRAEHLKGHSITHLGTKPFECHVEGCNAKFSARSSLYIHSKKHRQDGACLRSRCPVAGCTKHFSSRSSLKSHMLKHHNLSADVLSQLETTTATLTPSSELTSGPQTTGPSVGHPGADLPSLDLTSLFSSVPGGVTTAASSAGSSVVGGGHPGSTPTPTTATFTMDMSLVSSGILTIDPGSVGAALGTTKPGVDPLILAAAGDMAAHVLDGVPAGVLPQGALNLDDVQTVNPEALGSLTALSIQGSVMGAASEQLHHHHHHQQALTSSTSLVAASPEPPSVSSSSSSSSLASPASLSSSSALTTSSHLTPTLTAAATAAMAVTDLLSPAASATQQQQHPTVDGGVVAQAMISPLLSGGGGGGESGGEVVEVLGQADGKGMAQFVFAAQCHGAPYGGQKDTELANVAPSSFLESSGSARTDYRAIQLAKKRKQKTPAGSAGGGLRKSKGAKGGGGGAGAVAMASSSARFGDAAASASAGGLTIRDPVTGAQYVQIQLLQDDPASDGDLAFQLSSQTSSSHSQLTVDLPVNILQEPTAMAEDDNGSDNSQFTGSTINLQDLE; this is encoded by the exons ATGGAAATCCAGGGGCTTGCTGATGCCCAAAACACTCACTATCAACATGGCGTCCCACGTAGAACAGGTTTGTCTCCTACGAGATCAACGAGAGGGACATGTTCTAGCACAATTTCGAACAAGAACGAAGTGGGAACGATTTCAGAGGCTTCTAAAGCGCAcagcgacaacaacaacaacaggccgAGGACATCTCCATTTCGCCTACTGGCAGAAAATGGCAGCGATCTCTGTCTGCCTGTACCCACTATGTCAAATGGGAAGAATATTAGCATGCTACACCATTCAAAAAACAACGCGGGGAACAGTGGGCATCATAACGTAACAACAGAGACTTGCTTTGGTGGCCTACAATCTGCTTCCGACTTGGAGAAGGGTGTTTCGAAATACGAATCAGACAAGGATCGCTCATTGCAAATGGCGCTACCGCTCTTTGACGGGGAAGATGGCCACTCTGACCATTCACAACAGTCTCAGCAGCTAACGTTAAACAAGAGTTTACGACAGCAACATCTAGACGGCGCCACCCTTCAGCAGTCTCTGGTAAGCGAAAATACGGTGACACCGAGGAGCAGCAATGAAAGCGTATCCAACCCCAAAAGCGAGGATTTCTATGTGGTTTTCGGTGCCGTGCACGAAGGAGATGTAAACAAGGCCGAGAGAAACCAGGCAGCCTCTTGTTTGAGTAAAGATGGACGGGTGAACGGTAAGGCCCCTGAGTCTTCTGAAATCAAGGTGTTTAGTTCAATGGAGGTGCATAGCACACCGCTACTCTTAGAACCGGATGACGAGTTGAACAATGTTATTAGCCGGACTCTGAATTCACAAACCACTCCTTTATCAGATGTAGGTTTCATCAGTGCGCCTGAACGAGTGTTAGAATGTAATGCAACTGATGGAACCAGACGGGGAACCTGTCTTGAGGCCGAGAATAGCAAAAATGTTTTGTCCAACGAATATGGCGTGAGAGCTAGTCACAACGATACCTCCCGGGGTGGAATAATTTCTCAGAATGACTTGACGCCCACAGAGCTAGCTTCGAATGAGCTGTCATCTCAATCAGATGCAAAGGCTAGCTCGGCAATGATAACAACAAACGAAGACATTATGAATTCGGTAGAGATGCCCGAAGCTAGCAGCAACACAGAGTACATGTCCGACTTCACGGATTTGTCGGAAGCACCCGCCTGTGTTGATAACCGGGCCTCAAGTGGCGTTGCTGCTACGGCGTCCCACGAAACATTCTCAGGCACAATCATGATCAACAATCAAAGCATCATAGTCACCATCGAGAATGGGGTTTTGACCTTAGCTGCACCACCAGAGGGGTACGCTTACAAAGACGACGGCATGGTCAGCTTGAAGGAACACCTTGGCATGAAGGACCACGAAGACATCGTTCTTCTGAACTACGACAGCGGCACCAAGTCGATAGGCAAGATCAGCAACGTTGCGGTGACCAGTGGCCAGCAGGACGAGACCAAACCAGGCTTGCCCGTCAGCGACTCGGAGCTCAACCTCGCCGACGACTGCTCCCTGTCAGAAATCGGCGCAACCTTGGACTCCATCAAGCAGGAAGACGTGCGCTTCTGCGGCCTGGATGAGGGGGACTCTCTCGGAGGAGACCACCACCATCATTCCTCCAAGACCGCCACCACTACCGCTGCCACTGGGCCAGGCGAAGGGGAAGCCCTACATGCCGTGAGCGGCAGTCTGGGTAGCCTGATGGGCGGAATGTCCAAGAAGGCCGCGCTGGTCACCTACTGTTGCCCGCAGCCTGGCTGCCCCGACAGCTTCGACACGCGACAGAAGCtgaagctgcacctgctgaatcACACAGAGGACCAGCGGCCCTTCAAGTGCACGGTGGAGGGCTGCGGCTGGTCCTTCACCACCTCCTACAAGCTGAAGAGGCACCTGCAGTCCCACGATAAGCTGAGACCCTACCGCTGCGAGTGGGAGGGCTGCGGCCGACGCTTCACCACTGTCTACAATCTTAag GCACACGCCAAAGCCCATGACCGTGAGAATGCCTTCGCCTGTGAGGTGTGCAGCGAGCGATTCCGCAGCGCCACAAGGCTCACCAACCACCAGCGCACACACTTCGAGCCAGAGAGGCCGTACAAGTGCGAGTTTCCTG GCTGCGAGAAAACCTTCATCACCTTCAGTGCCCTGTTCTCCCACAATCGAACCCACTTCCGAGAGACGGGCCAGTTCACCTGCACTTTCCCCGGCTGTGACAAGCGCTACGACAAGGCCTGCCGACTCAAGATCCACCTGCGCagccacacag GTGAGCGGCCATTTGTGTGCGACTCTGAGGCGTGTGGTTGGACCTTCACTAGCATGTCCAAGCTGCTGAGGCACAAAag gaAGCATGATGATGATCGGCGCTTCACCTGCCCGGAGGAGGGCTGTGGCAAGTCCTTCACCCGGGCAGAGCACTTGAAGGGACACAGCATCACGCACCTGGGCACCAAGCCCTTCGAGTGCCACGTGGAAG ggTGCAATGCCAAGTTCTCGGCGCGCAGCAGTCTGTACATCCACTCTAAGAAGCACCGCCAGGACGGGGCCTGCCTGCGCAGCCGATGCCCCGTAGCCGGCTGCACCAAGCACTTCTCCTCACGCAGCTCCCTCAAGAGCCACATGCTCAAGCACCACAACCTCAGCGCCG ATGTGTTGAGCCAGCTCGAGACTACAACCGCCACCCTGACCCCCAGCAGCGAGCTGACCAGCGGGCCCCAAACCACGGGCCCCAGCGTGGGTCACCCAGGGGCCGACCTGCCCAGCCTGGACCTCACCTCCCTCTTCTCCAGCGTGCCTGGTGGGGTCACCACGGCGGCTAGCTCGGCGGGCTCCAGCGTGGTAGGGGGGGGGCACCCaggctccacccccacccccaccaccgccaccttCACCATGGACATGTCCTTGGTCAGCAGCGGCATCCTCACCATCGACCCGGGCTCCGTGGGCGCCGCGCTGGGCACCACCAAGCCCGGCGTGGACCCGCTCATCCTGGCGGCCGCCGGGGATATGGCCGCCCACGTTTTGGACGGGGTGCCTGCGGGAGTGCTGCCGCAAGGAGCGCTGAACCTGGACGACGTGCAGACGGTGAACCCGGAGGCGCTGGGCTCTCTGACGGCGCTGAGCATCCAG GGATCGGTCATGGGAGCGGCTTCGGagcagctccaccaccaccaccaccaccagcaggcgctcacctcctccacctcgctGGTGGCGGCCTCCCCTGAGCCGccttccgtctcctcctcctcctcctcctcttcattggcCTCTCCcgcctccctgtcctcctcctccgctctcacCACCTCCTCGCACCTCACGCCCACCCTCACCGCAGCCGCCACCGCCGCCATGGCTGTCACTGACCTCCTCTCCCCCGCGGCATCGgcaacgcagcagcagcagcacccaacGGTGGACGGAGGAGTGGTAGCTCAGGCCATGATAAGCCCTCTgctcagcggaggaggaggaggaggagaatcgggaggagaggtggtggaggtgctggGGCAGGCGGACGGCAAGGGAATGGCCCAGTTTGTCTTTGCTGCCCAGTGCCACGGCGCCCCCTATGGAGGTCAGAAGGACACCGAGCTGGCCAACGTCGCACCCAGCTCCTTTCTG gagAGCAGTGGCTCGGCGCGGACAGACTACCGTGCCATCCAGCTGGCTAAGAAGAGGAAGCAGAAGACCCCTGCGGGCTCTGCAG GTGGCGGTCTGCGGAAGAGTAAAGGTGCCaaaggtggtggcggtggcgcgGGGGCCGTAGCCATGGCCTCGTCCAGCGCCCGCTTCGGGGACGCAGCCGCCTCTGCCAGCGCAGGGGGGCTCACCATCAGGGACCCAGTGACGGGCGCACAGTACGTGCAGATCCAGCTGCTGCAG gatgaCCCTGCCAGTGATGGAGACCTGGCTTTCCAGCTGAGCTCTCAGACATCCAGTTCCCATTCGCAGCTGACTGTAGATCTGCCAGTCAACATCCTCCAG GAACCCACGGCCATGGCAGAGGATGATAACGGCTCAGACAACTCTCAGTTCACAGGAAGCACCATCAACCTACAGGACCTGGAGTGA